CAAAGATGGTGAACGCATCGAGGCCATCAACACCGATGGCGTATCTGGAGCGTCGGTATATAGTACTCCGAAGGAGGTTGCAGGTGCATTTGACAACACAAAAACAGACAACGCTGAAGAAGAGAGAAAAGAACCAGTTGAAGAAACCAAGGACACAAAAATAGGTACTCGACATATGGTAGTATTATTTAGTAATATTATTTACTCTCATTTTCCTTGAATTGTCTTGGATTATTAGAAAAAAAAACCATGTGTGGATGAAAGGGCCAGAACAGACATATTGTTTGAAGAATACAATGATTTCATGAATTTTGTTTTATAATTATTGCCATCTCAGTCATGTAACCTAagctttatttttattttttgttgtTAATTTATAAGCTTGTCTTTTGCTTGAAGCAGAGGAGACTACTCCTAAAGAAAATCTTACCACAACTGCTGATGCAAATCTCGATAATTATCTGCAAGAAGCCGAggttgataaaaaaataaaagagGCTGAGGCTGCCGTTGCAAATCCCGAGAATCGCCTAGAAGAAGCAGAGGttgaaaagaaaataaaagatgcCGAGGAAGCTGTTGAATTTCTGGAAAAACTGGTAACCATTAAAAATCCGGTGAAAGAAACTGATGAAATTTCATCCGTTGAAAATCCTGACAAAGAAGCTGATAAATCTGAAGAATTCCTAGAGACACAAGTTGCCGCTACTGATGCAACCCATCAAAATCCGGCAGAACAAACTGATAAATCTGAAGAAATTCTAGAAACAGAAACCAAGGCTACTGATGCTACATTACAAAATGGGGTGAAAGAAATTCATGAAGTTACTGgcaaagctgaagatattcctgtaAAAGAAGTTGAAACTTCTCATGAAACTAAACAAGAGAATCAAGCATCAGTTGCTGATAAAGCTGAAGAAGTTTTAGATCAAAAAGCAGAGTCTGGCAAAGTAGAAGATAATTTTGTGACAGCGGCCGAGGCCACTAGCACAGCTATGAAGAAATTAGAAAGTGTGGCAGAGGCTCAAACACAGGAGGATGCGGCTAGTACGGAGGAAGATACTAAAAGTTCCAGTAATGCTAATGAGCATCAAATATCCAAAGAAGATCCAGATGCCCAAGAAAAAACTGATGCCTTTGAGAAGCAATGACAATACAATAGCAAAGAATTGTGTACTAAAGAATTAATTAGATTTAAACCCGACCTGTTTCCACAATTTCTTCATATCGCAAGTGCAAGTGAAAATTGTAATTCAACTCCATAGAGTTGATACAACGTACCTCAATGGAAATTTAATTTAAAGATACGTCCAAATCAGCTATGAAATAGTCGATAACATACCTTCCTATAAGAAACCAAGTACATAAAAGAGAGTGAGAGCAACAATTAACATTATCTGGTCATTATCGTTGTTATAGAATGTAATATACTGAGTAAATTGTCTCATTTCCGCTTACAAAATCTAAACAAACATGGAACTGTTTTAGTTGTACAATAAAAAATATATTCACAGCTATAGAACTTGACAGTCTTGAGAAAAAGAAGTATAATTCCTTTTTATTTACAGGTATTATACCTATCTATATGTACAAGatacaaaggttaaagacttATTTGTTTGTGTAATCAATATGCTGCCCTCTGGTGACAACTTCTATGTGCATTCTCCACATGCCAATGCTGCATAGGATACTGATAGACCTTTGCTGGTAATCACTATCTTGTGGTGCTCAGAGCATCCATCTCCCTATTGATTTGTAATACGGAGGTTACAGGATCTCTAGAAAGGATAAAATTTCCAACTTCATCTGTCTTGCTAAAGGCCGCTAGGGCAGGATGCATCACCATTTTGCAAGCTACCTCGGCATCACATCCCATCTCAATTCCGTAGTATGTTAGATGGTCTGCAATACTACTCCCCGAAACTGACCTGAAAAAGATTATCGGTCTGAGGTCTGCAGCTGCTTAAAATATTAAGGAATTTTGTTTCAAGAAATACTAACATTTAAGATCATACAACAGAACACAAGTACTAGTACCACACAGCAGCACTTGATCATCGGAATTGGACTAGATCCAGTAATATTTTAGTTTTTGTTAGTTACGTATTCAAATACAGGATCCCACATGAATTAGCATTACATTTTACAATCCAAAAAGTAAGTGTAATGTTACAGAATTTACCTGCTACAGGTTGGGTCTTCACCAGAACTATCACAAACTGTTTCGACTTGGTAAACTAGAGTTCCAAAGCCAAGGTTATGGAGCCAAACCTACATTATGTAAAAACCATGgattaaaatttggatttaaGAATAGAAACATTTTAATTTATGAAGGGCCTCCATGTACAGCAGCATTAGCTTCTCAATTTTGAGATGCATAATCTGGGCTCAAATCAACCATACTGCCTGCTCAATTAATAGTTGATTCTAGATTTCAATGTATGAAGTGAACCAACTAGCAACTACCCAAGCACGTCTCTGCATAGGTCAAGAGTTTGTGAGTTAAGTCTAAGCAAACACTAATCTCGCAACAGTACACATAAGGTAAATTGAGATCAACCCAAAATTAGCAATAGAAAACTACGAATTACAAATGAGAGCAACAAGATTACAATTGCTATCAACAAAACTATTGTTTTAAATGTATATATTATGAAAGCAAAAAAAAAAGTTAAAGTTATTGaatcatttataaaatatatGTCATGTATGATTATGGAGCTTATTTATATTAAACTTTATATGTGAGCTTATGAGCTAGAATAAACATAAAATTCATAGATTGGACACAAAATGGCCTCGTGTGGCTTGTGAAAGCGCCCATAGCCTTAAGAGAGCTCCAGTACAAGATTACACTATAAAATGAAGTGATCAACCCAATCAATAGAAAGCCCTGCTGATATCATATGACATACAATGTCCTAGCACATCATTAACCAACTGAAGGTAGTTATATTCATTATATGACATCATACGAGGCCATCACCAAGCTATAAGGGAAGGGTGCAAAAAAGTTAAGTATGACATAACTCTTAGTTTTACAGAACcagaaaatgaaaaaaaaacaTCAGCTATTACCTCTGTTGGAAAATGGTGGTAAGTTTTTCCaggaaataaataaaaataaggAGGCAAATGAGGCACCATATCATGCCCATTTGTAACCCGGGTGGTGTGAGGGACAAGTTCGCTGTAGTACGAAGCAAAAGCAGCATTGCCTATACGAGGTTGTCCGAATGTCATAACCTGAACATTCTGAATTCCAAAATTTATCTGCAAAATAAGTAAAATAGTCCTTCAGCAACACATCAACACTGGCAAAAAACTATTTCCGATACATTTGATCAATTGGAGACACGAGCATCTCGAGATAAAGATTCCATGCAAGAGAAAATTCAACTTATAAATATAGAATGAAGACATACGTCAAAACACGATTGAcgattaaaaataataataagcaGAATGTGCAGAATTTAAGCTGTGCCAGGGCACAAATGTCAAGATTCAGGGGCAGAAATGTAGATAATGGATTCTGCTGGTCTCAATATTAGGAAATAACAAAACAAACAGCATAATATTGTTATTGTATATTACTGTTAAGTGTGTGTATGAGTGTGCGCGCGCGTACGCACGCATATTTCTATATTAGATTGTTTAGCAAATCACAGGGTAAAAATTAGCATTGTTTTGTTTTGACCATTAGATGCACTAAAGCAGCATACTATTTGCCAAGGACATTATTCTCTTTCTCTTGTTTTCTTCTATAAATGTTGTTTGGTAAGACGTATATGTAATAACTTGAGGCGAATAAGTGTCGAGAACATGCATAGAAAGAGGTCTGAACAGCTTGCATAATGGTTTCGTGTTCTAAAGAGGAGTTGGAACCTCTATTCATTCGACTTCTCTGATAACAGAATTCCGTGTAATATCTAGCATAGTCACTTAAAAGAAATATCTAAAACAAGAACACTGCTCCCACTGCCTGCATCTTTCACACTTAACATGCAATGAAACAATGAACAGATAGGAAGGGCTACCTATCAGACCTCAAATCAAATAAGCATAACAAAAATCTCATTATGAAATAGTAGTACACTGCCTGAACCGCTTATTAACTGTTTCTGGTAATCTTCCGAGACTTTTTGATAAACTAAATCATAAGATGAATAAGTCCTCTAAATTGTACACTGGGTCTTTATGAACTTGTTATTTGAAGATGTGTTCAACAAAAAGTCTGAATGAAAATTCTGAACAACTGAAATTTACTTTCAGATCCAATTTTTCGAGCAGGGTTCTGGGTAAAACCTATCAGCATCTGAACCCATAAATCATTGATCGACTTTTTTTATAGATCTCAACTTGATAACTAGTCATCTTCGTGATAACCATATAACTCTTCCACCAAATTTTTCGATATCTTAAAACACCTTTTGTTCATTTTTCTAAACATCCTAAGTTAACTTGATGAACATTTTATACTATATGCCAAAATAGCCTCTAAAGAATCTTGATACATCCAGCAACTCATTAGACTCAGGATGCATCCAGAGGTCATAACATAATTCAGATTTTATGATTTTCTTCCCAAACATAGACTTTAAACGGTATAAGGCTATCTTCTTAAAGAGGTGTCAAGTGCCTATCAAAGGGCCTTTGAAGCAACCACCGAAGTAGTAAAATGTAACTATATTAATTTTAGTGCTAACCTTGACATCCAAATGTTAGTATCTGGAAAATAATTCCAAAGCCACGAAGTTAGAATATATGTTGCAAAAAACAAATAAGGATCAGATATAAGTACCCTGAGATCTAATCCACAAAAAGCAGCCATGGCCCCTCCCATTGAATGACCTGTGACCATGATCTGAAGGTCTCCATATAACTCCTTTGCACTTTTGACAGCATTTATAATTCCTGGGCGCACAGTTGTGTTGTGGTAAGCAGAATAAAATCCATGATGCACCTGAAGCATGCGAGGAATATAAGAAAGATAACACTACTCGACTAAAAAGTATTGCTAACACAAAGTTCACTGCCACACGTACCATTGCATCAGAGGTGCCAGGATAATTACAGTCTAGCTGCTTCCAATATAGATCTTCAATCCAATTCTGAATACTGGACACAATTTATAGACAACAGCTTAAAATGCTTATTGTTCAGAGGGTAAAGGTACCATGAAATACCACTAAAACATATAACTTATTTGACAATTAGCACATACATGCTACAATCTAACTTCATGAGCATGCAAAATTGCACATATTGTTTAGAAATATCACCCTGCACCATCTATGCTAATTGGTAGGCATGTGCTTATCCTAAATTGTTTCATAACCATCTTTTATGTTTGTCTCGCTTATCTAAGGGCGAAAGGATACCATCTTCTCTGGTAACGGTGTCATACATAGGCTTTCTTGGATGAAGAACCAAATATAATCGCTCAAAATGCTCCTATTTGACTGTTGTTCACTATCTAGAAGCCATTGGGCATTAACTATTATTTTGAGCTAAAAGAAAGAATAAAAAAAAAAAGTAAACTTCTTTCTTTTCATTAAAACGTAATAAGAAAAACCATCATCATTCATCAAGATTACTTGCTTTCATTTCTAGTCTTAGGAAAATAGAAACATATCCTCTTATTTTCAACCTATTAAAAATTCTCGAGTTATCACTGTTCCGGAATAATGTCAAAGATATTGCAACACTTGATATTTCCTAAGTCAGATGAAAACATTTACAAATTAAACAGAGGGACTACCATTCATATTATTTAAGAGAAACTGCGGAAATGACTTAAGTTATAATGTGCATATGTTTTTTGTAGTTTAATGTTTGTTAAATGTATTATTCTTCTCCTGTTAACATCTAATTTTGTAGGACCTTTCATACAATTAACACTTATCACTGGGATAAGTGATTCACTATCAATCTACCGAAACAAAATTATTGTTTGGTTTATTTTCCTTCAATCATCCCATATCTATATATTCCATGATACAGACATAAAACGGACAAGGAGCAAGACAAGTAATAACATGTCGAACCAAACACGCGTCTTGTTACATCACATATTTGTACACAGTGACCAATGCAGTCAAATTGCCAGCTCATGAAAAATCTGAACAGTTTGCCTTTGATAACAATGCTGCAAATAAATGATAAAAAATATTACCAAAAATTCCAACCTGCTTTCCTGAGTGCCTCGAAATGCAATTACAATAGCATTGAGATCCTTTGCCACCCCAACGAATGCCTGAAATTTACATTTATATGAGTGGGACTTCAATAGATACTGACAAAAACTGAATGCTTATGTTTTTCTCCCTTAAGACACTATGGTATGGATATGCACCTGCAAGCAGGCCTGGACATCGACAATCAGCTCTATCATTTCAAATCCCTGTTTTACAATAAAAAACGGATACTAATTGTAATTCCTTTAACATAATAAGATATAATCAATGTAAATATTAACATTAATTTATCATAGATACTTTTTAACTTGTCCGTGCATATTTGTCAAGTCAGTAATCAGGATACCTTTGTCAGGCCATTACATCTTTCGCATGTCCAAGTAAATAGTTCTGTCAAGTCTGACATGTACACCTGCAAGAGCAGTGTTGTGGTTGATTATCCATGAATCGGTGACCTAATTGTCTTATCTTATACACCGATAAATAGctaattttcttaattttctaCACAGATAAGTAGCTATTTAAGAAGTTTCACCACATCATTacttataaaataataatttcctaGGGTGATAGACCATATTTATGAGTTCCGTCCCCCTCCATTCTTTCTTTCTTCAGGGAAAAGTGCCATAATTCCTATAAAACAGTCTTTTCAACCAGCAGCAGCATATTGGTACCCTCCCCCTCGTCCCTCTTACATCCACATCTTCTATGTTTATATGGTTTTTACCCAAATAAGATGGGGTAAAAGAAACTCTTAAAATTCTAAAGCAGTGGTATAGAAAATAATCAGTAATATCATATTACCAACATGAGAGATGGCTTATATAGCAAACAAGAAAGAAAAATCTACATATTCGACAACCAAAAAAGCTGAGAAAGAGTCATTTATTTTGGGTAAGTTGCTTGAGAGAGATACATGTTTAACCGAATTGATCAGATATGCTGCAGGACTTGCATACTTGTTTTATATACATAAAGTATAGACCACTAGAGAAGCTTAATAATTATAAATCGGATAACAATGACATTTGGCCCCACATAAACCTTGAgtgattttaaaattataaaataggAATGTCACTGACCGCAGAAGAATACTCCACAAGTATTGTCGCGAGAGTGTGATTGTAAATTGGTAAAGCATGCTTGCTCTTGACATCAAGTTCTGCAACCATTCAAAAACTGAAATCAGGATGCAACATATGGTTTGGGAATAAAAGATGAAGCCTAAATAACTGTAATGTTTCTACAGTAGTTATTCTCATTCATGTCCAAGTGTCTACTTATAATTGAGTGCCAGCAGGTACCCTACCATTCTATAATTGAGAGCATTATTAACACTTAGATCCTTACTCTTATCTAAGGGACATAAGGTTTCGAAAGAATTGTAAATTTAACTTAAACATGTACATCAACTTTCATCACTTTCTTAAAAGCCACTAAAGTTATAAAACCGAATATGGAATAATGGAGCACAATATTTCAGCCATACTTCCTTGTACAACTAACTTGAATCGCAACTTACAATTACCAACACAAAAACGCAATGTGCAAGTTGCCTAACAAATTTAAAGCATTCCAACAGCACAAAAATAATAAAGGTAAAATCAAACAAATTAACATAATTAAAATTACCTCTGGCAACACAAAGTGAAATTAAACAAATTAAGATCACGCCTCTCAAGCACCTCCTTGTTTCCATTAATCTGCACTAGTTGCAATTAAGACGTTAAAATACATACACATATAGCAAAAATATACACTTAATTGCATAAGTTCATAATTAGGGTTTTAATAATCAACAATTACGAGAAATACAATGATAAAAAACTAAATTTAAGTACCGAGAGAGCCAATTGATGAATCCGGTTACGGTCCGATCAACTTTCCGGCGAGATATTTAACGGCGCCGACGTTGTTAAATCACAAGTGGCGTATACAGCAACGTGTAGATGAAGCTTGGTGAGAAGGAAATAGAGTACGTGTCTATATATACTGTTTTACAATTAGGCCTTGTTTAAATTTAACTAATTGACTAAATTGCCCTTATTTATTGTGATATCTACAGGAGATTTGAAGGTGTTTTTGCAATTAAGAGGGGTGTTTATGGAATATGCAAAGAATGTAGCGTGGGGTTGAAAAAAGGCACGTGGAAGTTAAAGATTGGATAAGAACATTGGAAAAGTACGACCAAGGAGTTGTTTGGATGTGTATAATGAATCTAATCCGTGCTATGGCTTCTAAAATCTAAACTAGGATAAGGAAAGTCTGGCATGGGCTCCGACGTGATAAACTGGGATACTTATTATAGTTTCTGAAACTTAATTCGTTTTATTTGCGTCAACAAGGGCCGTCTCAGATAATTTGGGGGCGGTGC
This sequence is a window from Apium graveolens cultivar Ventura chromosome 9, ASM990537v1, whole genome shotgun sequence. Protein-coding genes within it:
- the LOC141683521 gene encoding uncharacterized protein LOC141683521 isoform X2, whose protein sequence is MGCKESKHIATDNTIIKSTKRGQDDNDKNNVQTFQKSSSGRSPMQKQKSLKENNVGDSKANNVLNENKKSGDDKGAENEKKGGKLKDTNDQVVQGNKELIKENVKVGDETITKEKKDQNGKESILIPKVDLPSISTKDGERIEAINTDGVSGASVYSTPKEVAGAFDNTKTDNAEEERKEPVEETKDTKIEETTPKENLTTTADANLDNYLQEAEVDKKIKEAEAAVANPENRLEEAEVEKKIKDAEEAVEFLEKLVTIKNPVKETDEISSVENPDKEADKSEEFLETQVAATDATHQNPAEQTDKSEEILETETKATDATLQNGVKEIHEVTGKAEDIPVKEVETSHETKQENQASVADKAEEVLDQKAESGKVEDNFVTAAEATSTAMKKLESVAEAQTQEDAASTEEDTKSSSNANEHQISKEDPDAQEKTDAFEKQ
- the LOC141683521 gene encoding uncharacterized protein LOC141683521 isoform X1, encoding MGCKESKHIATDNTIIKSTKRGQDDNDKNNVQTFQKSSSGRSPMQKQKSLKENNVGDSKANNVLNENKKSGDDKGAENEKKGGKLKDTNDQVVQGNKELIKENVKVGDETITKEKKDQNGKESILIPKVDLPSISTKDGERIEAINTDGVSGASVYSTPKEVAGAFDNTKTDNAEEERKEPVEETKDTKIAEETTPKENLTTTADANLDNYLQEAEVDKKIKEAEAAVANPENRLEEAEVEKKIKDAEEAVEFLEKLVTIKNPVKETDEISSVENPDKEADKSEEFLETQVAATDATHQNPAEQTDKSEEILETETKATDATLQNGVKEIHEVTGKAEDIPVKEVETSHETKQENQASVADKAEEVLDQKAESGKVEDNFVTAAEATSTAMKKLESVAEAQTQEDAASTEEDTKSSSNANEHQISKEDPDAQEKTDAFEKQ
- the LOC141683522 gene encoding lipase-like, translated to METRRCLRGVILICLISLCVARELDVKSKHALPIYNHTLATILVEYSSAVYMSDLTELFTWTCERCNGLTKGFEMIELIVDVQACLQAFVGVAKDLNAIVIAFRGTQESSIQNWIEDLYWKQLDCNYPGTSDAMVHHGFYSAYHNTTVRPGIINAVKSAKELYGDLQIMVTGHSMGGAMAAFCGLDLRINFGIQNVQVMTFGQPRIGNAAFASYYSELVPHTTRVTNGHDMVPHLPPYFYLFPGKTYHHFPTEVWLHNLGFGTLVYQVETVCDSSGEDPTCSRSVSGSSIADHLTYYGIEMGCDAEVACKMVMHPALAAFSKTDEVGNFILSRDPVTSVLQINREMDALSTTR